A region from the Lolium perenne isolate Kyuss_39 chromosome 4, Kyuss_2.0, whole genome shotgun sequence genome encodes:
- the LOC127296285 gene encoding uncharacterized protein — protein sequence MEGIWWRPRQPPRRPSLDLLVRARGAHGADGGGLNSDHGGAVTRGVTEQLSLVAASSLVPSTLQVSRPNSPSPTTTMAGKLPLIPSTACYSSLTMSTATAAWEPARDAMDQ from the exons ATGGAGGGCATCTGGTGGCGACCACGACAGCCTCCTCGCCGCCCGTCGCTTGATCTGCTCGTTCGGGCTCGTGGTGCTCACGGGGCAGACGGCGGCGGCCTCAACAGCGACCATGGAGGAGCGGTGACACGCGGGGTGACCGAGCAGCTGTCGTTGGTGGCGGCCTCCTCCCTCGTCCCCTCCACCCTGCAGGTCTCTCGCCCAAACTCGCCGTCCCCGACCACGACCATGGCAGGGAAGCTTCCTCTAATCCCGAGCACCGCGTGCTACTCCTCCCTGACCATGAGCACGGCGACGGCCGCCTGGGAACCAG CTCGTGATGCCATGGACCAATAA
- the LOC127296284 gene encoding DNA (cytosine-5)-methyltransferase CMT1, translating to MGQEEDEEEGAAVQAGGEGSAETRGAGKKKRVARPSANKRKAVQDHFVGEPVPDGEARQRWPQRYAAKGSDSQAKRSDAEDEIGALRHYTTVCVDEANFHLGDDVYVKAAPGEDNYIGRITELFEGIDHGSHFTCRWFFRVEDTVISPKLLEVNDHKHDRKRVFLSEEKNDNMIESIISKVNIIYVSPNMTPEAKAQLISKCDLYYDMSYSVAYSTFANMPPENGGAMGSEAASDLSCDDVDYSKKKPIADIAAPHDEQMETATLLDLYSGCGAMSTGLCLGAAWSGLKLNTKWAVDMNTNACNSLKQNHTFTQVRNEKAEDFLSLLRHWDALCKKYDVHNSNSLPRTSNNDEDDENENLPEGTFEVEKLVDICYGDPNSTGKAGLWFKVRWKTYDPSYDTWEPSDGLSDSPERIKEFVESGYRESILPLPGCVDVICGGPPCQGISGLNRFRNYEDPLTDERNKQLIVFMDIVNYLRPKYVLMENVVDILKFADGFLGRYALSRLVAMSYQARLGMMVAGCYGLPQFRMRVFLCGALPSVVLPKFPLPTHDVINRGVVPNAFSQCLVAYNETEDKHLKEALVIRDAISDLPKVGNHQPNDVMDHRIRPKTEFQHYIRLNRKDMKDYSLGDATHKEGLLFDHQPLQLNNDDYERVQQIPVKKGANFRDLKGVRVGENNTVEFDPDIPRVLLSSGKPLVPSYAMTFIKGKSLKPFGRLWWDETVATVVTRAEPHNQIVLHPTQHRVLTVRENARLQGFPDYYRLSGPIKQKYIQVGNAVAVPVARALGYSLGQAYQGEFDGDYPLFKLPGNFIPMDQATLARLSEGTSGGEVVEAE from the exons ATGGGCcaagaggaggacgaagaggagggcGCCGCGGTCCAGGCGGGGGGAGAAGGGTCCGCGGAGACGCGCGGCGccgggaagaagaagagggtgGCGAGGCCGAGCGCCAACAAGAGGAAGGCCGTCCAGGACCACTTCGTCGGCGAGCCCGTGCCGGATGGCGAGGCGCGGCAGCGGTGGCCGCAGCGGTACGCCGCCAAG GGTTCTGATTCACAAGCTAAGAG GTCTGATGCCGAGGACGAAATCGGAGCCCTGCGCCACTACACAACAGTTTGCGTGGATGAGGCGAACTTCCATCTTGGGGATGACGTCTATGTCAAG GCTGCTCCTGGTGAGGACAATTACATTGGCCGGATCACAGAGTTGTTTGAAGGAATCGATCATGGATCACACTTCACTTGTCGCTGGTTCTTCCGTGTGGAAGATACG GTCATCTCACCCAAATTGCTGGAGGTTAATGATCATAAGCATGATCGCAAGCGTGTTTTCCTTTCAGAGGAAAAGAATGATAACATGATTGAGTCAATTATCTCTAAAGTAAATATCATTTATGTGAGCCCAAAT ATGACACCCGAAGCTAAAGCTCAGCTAATCTCAAAGTGTGATTTGTATTATGACATGTCTTATTCGGTAGCATATTCCACGTTTGCAAACATGCCACCAG AAAATGGTGGTGCAATGGGCAGTGAAGCAGCATCAGATCTTTcttgtgacgatgttgactattctaAGAAAAAACCAATTGCTGACATTGCGGCACCACATGATGAACAAATGGAAACAGCAACACTGCTGGATCTTTACTCTGGGTGTGGTGCCATGTCAACTGGGCTATGCCTGGGTGCTGCATGGTCGGGCTTAAAACTGAATACA AAATGGGCTGTAGACATGAACACAAATGCTTGCAACAGTCTAAAGCAAAACCACACATTCACACAG GTGCGGAATGAGAAGGCTGAGGATTTCCTTTCCCTCCTTCGGCACTGGGATGCCCTCTGTAAGAAATATGACGTCCACAATAGCAATTCTCTACCACGGACTTCGaacaatgatgaagatgatgaaaaTGAAAATCTCCCGGAGGGTACATTTGAAGTAGAGAAACTGGTTGATATTTGCTACGGTGATCCAAATAGCACTGGAAAGGCTGGCTTGTGGTTCAAG GTACGGTGGAAAACATATGATCCTAGTTATGATACTTGGGAGCCAAGTGATGGCCTTAG TGATTCCCCTGAACGTATTAAAGAATTTGTTGAGAGTGGATACAGGGAATCCATTTTACCCTTGCCT GGCTGCGTGGATGTCATCTGTGGGGGTCCTCCTTGCCAAGGCATCAGTGGATTGAACAGATTCAGAAATTATGAAGATCCGCTGACGGATGAAAGAAACAAACAACTGATTGTGTTTATGGATATTGTGAACTACCTGAGGCCCAAATATGTTCTTATGGAGAACGTCGTAGATATTCTGAAATTTGCAGATGGGTTTCTTGGGCGTTATGCATTGAGTCGCCTTGTTGCCATGAGTTACCAAGCTAGGCTTGGTATGATGGTTGCAGGATGTTATGGGCTACCACAGTTCAGGATGCGAGTGTTTCTCTGTGGAGCGCTTCCTTCAGTG GTACTTCCAAAGTTTCCGCTTCCCACCCATGATGTTATTAATCGAGGAGTAGTGCCAAATGCATTCTCG CAATGTCTAGTTGCCTATAATGAAACCGAAGATAAACACTTGAAGGAAGCTCTTGTCATTAGAGATGCTATATCCGATTTACCGAAG GTTGGAAACCATCAACCTAATGATGTGATGGACCATCGTATTAGACCCAAAACAGAATTCCAACATTATATCCGGCTCAACCGTAAAG ACATGAAGGATTACTCACTTGGAGATGCTACTCACAAGGAAGGTCTTCTATTTGATCATCAGCCCCTACAATTAAACAATGACGATTATGAAAGAGTGCAGCAGATTCCTGTAAAAAAG GGGGCCAACTTCCGTGATTTGAAAGGTGTCCGGGTTGGGGAAAACAATACCGTTGAGTTCGATCCGGATATTCCTCGCGTACTTCTGTCTTCTGGGAAGCCTTTG GTGCCTAGCTATGCCATGACCTTTATCAAGGGCAAGTCACTGAA ACCATTTGGACGCCTGTGGTGGGATGAAACTGTTGCAACTGTTGTCACCAGAGCTGAGCCTCATAACCAA ATTGTTTTGCATCCCACCCAGCACCGAGTTCTGACCGTCCGTGAAAACGCGAGGCTACAAGGCTTCCCAGACTATTACAGGTTGTCTGGCCCTATAAAACAGAA ATATATCCAAGTTGGCAATGCGGTAGCCGTCCCTGTTGCTCGAGCTCTGGGGTACTCCCTTGGACAGGCGTACCAGGGCGAATTTGATGGTGACTATCCCCTGTTCAAATTACCAGGGAATTTTATTCCTATGGATCAAGCAACACTTGCAAGATTGTCTGAAGGAACTTCTGGAGGCGAAGTAGTGGAGGCAGAATAA